The following coding sequences lie in one Mesorhizobium sp. NZP2298 genomic window:
- a CDS encoding enoyl-CoA hydratase, giving the protein MAYETIITETRGKVGLITLNRPKALNALNSQILAELVSAVNGFGADPGIGAMVITGSDKAFAAGADIKEMQAISYVDAYSQDFFVGWEEFTRARKPIIAAVAGYALGGGCELAMMCDFIIAADTAKFGQPEITLGVIPGMGGSQRLTRFVGKSKAMDMCLTGRMMDAAEAERSGLVSRVVPAGELVEEAIKAAAKIADFSLPSVMMAKEAVNRSYETTLAEGLRFERRLFHSLFALEDQKEGMAAFAEKRKPNFTNR; this is encoded by the coding sequence GCCTATGAAACGATCATCACCGAGACGCGCGGCAAGGTCGGACTGATCACGCTGAACCGGCCGAAGGCGCTCAATGCGCTGAATTCCCAGATCCTTGCCGAACTCGTCTCAGCAGTGAACGGTTTCGGCGCCGACCCCGGCATTGGCGCCATGGTTATTACCGGCTCCGACAAGGCCTTTGCCGCCGGTGCCGACATCAAGGAGATGCAGGCGATCTCCTATGTGGACGCCTACAGCCAGGACTTCTTCGTCGGATGGGAAGAGTTCACGCGGGCGCGCAAGCCGATCATTGCGGCGGTGGCCGGCTATGCCCTGGGTGGCGGGTGCGAACTGGCGATGATGTGCGATTTCATCATTGCCGCCGACACGGCCAAATTCGGCCAGCCCGAAATCACGCTCGGTGTCATTCCTGGCATGGGCGGGTCGCAACGCCTGACCCGGTTCGTCGGCAAGTCGAAGGCGATGGACATGTGCCTGACCGGACGGATGATGGATGCAGCGGAAGCCGAACGCTCAGGCCTGGTGTCGCGGGTCGTGCCTGCCGGCGAACTCGTCGAGGAGGCCATCAAGGCGGCGGCCAAGATCGCCGATTTCTCGCTGCCGTCAGTGATGATGGCGAAGGAAGCCGTCAACCGCTCCTATGAGACGACGCTGGCAGAGGGATTGCGGTTCGAACGCCGCCTGTTCCATTCGCTTTTCGCGCTCGAAGACCAGAAGGAAGGCATGGCGGCTTTCGCCGAAAAGCGGAAGCCGAATTTCACCAATCGGTAA